A window of the Lactuca sativa cultivar Salinas chromosome 7, Lsat_Salinas_v11, whole genome shotgun sequence genome harbors these coding sequences:
- the LOC111883831 gene encoding F-box/LRR-repeat protein At4g29420 gives MGICGTDIQDFGYWWEGKVQSERMHIVYLQERMGLSTTSSCGLGILLWSETLRVNKCFPNLQVLNLISVSGFKQPKIHPSYVTVIAPNLITLELEFECRFILSNSLYVEALKLSHFHLLIDRIEGEITIKNSENLKTLFLSSSNIRSLLIKFPFTETMENLSLDRYSGIHEFRDLKFSLKDLFCVFLNVTSLCFKSSAWSDFKLWYGTWDGMKALKTFRGYLMTVDLSLTPCLACVMDQCINLVDVSLFFHRGDVSRGFIDRCMARWPKVKWRWGMWEEEMEAVWITDDQLPKKR, from the coding sequence ATGGGGATTTGTGGTACGGACATACAAGACTTTGGTTATTGGTGGGaaggcaaggtgcaaagtgagaGGATGCATATTGTATACCTTCAGGAAAGAATGGGTTTATCCACGACGAGTAGCTGTGGGTTAGGGATCTTATTGTGGTCAGAGACTCTTCGAGTGAATAAGTGCTTCCCTAATCTTCAAGTTCTTAACTTGATAAGTGTTAGTGGATTTAAACAACCCAAGATCCACCCATCATATGTAACTGTAATTGCACCCAACCTTATTACCCTCGAACTCGAATTTGAATGCAGGTTTATATTGTCCAATTCACTTTATGTTGAAGCTCTTAAGTTGTCTCACTTCCATCTTCTCATTGATCGTATTGAGGGCGAAATCACAATCAAAAATTCTGAGAATTTGAAAACACTATTTCTCAGTTCTTCAAACATTCGCTCCTTACTTATTAAGTTTCCGTTTACAGAAACAATGGAGAATTTGTCATTGGATAGATATTCAGGTATACATGAATTTCGAGATTTGAAATTTAGCCTTAAGGATTTGTTCTGTGTTTTCCTTAACGTGACTTCTTTATGCTTTAAGTCAAGTGCTTGGTCGGATTTTAAGTTGTGGTATGGCACTTGGGATGGGATGAAAGCATTGAAAACATTTCGTGGGTATCTGATGACAGTTGACCTTTCGTTGACTCCATGCTTGGCTTGTGTGATGGACCAATGTATCAACTTGGTAGATGTCTCTTTATTTTTCCACCGTGGTGATGTATCGAGAGGTTTCATTGACAGGTGCATGGCTCGCTGGCCTAAAGTGAAGTGGAGATGGGGGATGTGGGAGGAAGAAATGGAAGCTGTTTGGATCACTGATGATCAACTACCTAAGAAACGCTAG